DNA sequence from the Deinococcus humi genome:
CCACTGCTGTTGACCGCGCTGGGCGGGCTGTTCAGCGAGCGCAGCGGCGTGGTGAACATCGCGCTGGATGGGCTGATTATCTTCGGAGCACTGGGAGGGGCAGTCACGACCCTGCTGCTGCAACCCACGCTGGGAGCCGCCGCACCATGGGCTGGCTGGCTGGGCGGGGCGCTGGTCGGCGGGCTGATCGCGTGGGTTCACGCCGTTATCAGCATCAAGTACCGTGCCGATCAGGTCATCAGCGGCACGGCCATCAATCTGCTGGCCACTGGGGTGCCGCCCGTGATCCTGACCGCGCTGTACAACAGCTCTACCGAGAGCCCCAAGGTCGCCAACGCGCTGCCCCTGTGGGGCGTGGGCGAACTCCGCTTCTCCCCCCCGGTGTACTTCGCTTTCCTGGCGGTGGCGATGACCTGGTACGTGCTGTACCGCACGCCCTTCGGCCTGCGTCTGCGCGCCACCGGGGAGCAGCCTGGCGCGGCGGCCAGCATGGGCATCAACGTGCGGCGCATGCGCTACACCGCCGTGATCCTGTCCGGCGTGCTGGCCGGGACCGCAGGGGTGTTTCTGAGCATCGGCAACCTGGACTCCTACGTCCGCAACATCAGTGCGGGGGGCGGCTTCATCGCGCTGGCCGCGCTGATCTTCGGGCAGTGGAAACCGCTGGGTGTGCTGGGCGCCACCGTGCTGTTCGGCTTCCTGCAGGCGCTGTCTATCGCGCTGGGCGGGGGCGACCTGCTGCCGCCGACACTGGTGCAGGCCCTGCCGTACCTGATCACCATTCTGGCGCTGATCTTCACCGGACGCAGCCGCGCGCCCAAAGCGCTGGGCAGGCCGTATGACGGATGATGGACGGCGTGGACGCTGTGCCGGTGTCCACACGCCCAGGGGTGTGGGAGGTTAGGACCAGCATGACGTTCGGCGCGGCCCTGCGCAGCGCGCGGGAGGCACAGGGCCTGACCCTGCGCGAGCTGGCCCAGACCACTGCCATTCGCCGCGACTACCTGCAGGCGTTGGAAGATGGTCAGCTCGGCGGCTTGCCCGAATCCACCTTCGCCCGCGCCTACCTGCGCACTTACGCCCGCGAACTGGGACTGGACCCCGCACCGCTGCTGGCCGACTTTGACCGCCTGATCCGGCCCCCCGCACCTGAACCGGAGGTCACGGCACCCCCGCAGCCAGCCCAGGAGGACGTTGCCACGCTGGGGCCAGTCCGGATTGCCCTGATTGCCGTCCTGCTGGTCCTGCTGCTGGCCGTGGGCGCGTTGCTGATCCGCCGCTCAGCCCCAGCGGCGCTCACGCCTAACGCTCCCACCACCCAGACCACCCCACCAGTCCAGCCTCAGACGCCCCAGTCCTCAGCACTGCCACCTGCCGTTCCCAAGCCAGTCGCCCCGCAGGGTACCGTGCACCTGAACGTCAAGAGCGTGCCGGACGGTGCGATGGTGTACCTCGACAACCGCAACCTGGGCCGGACCCCGGTGCAGTCTTTCCCGGTGGACCCACGCAGCCGGGCGGAGTTGCGCGTGGAGGCAGCGGGGCGCACCCCCCTGAAGCAGACCATTGACCTGGGCCAGAGCCGCAACCTGCGCGCCACGTTGCCGCCGATTGGGGGCGAGACCAGTGTCCTGACAGACCTGAACACCGGGGTCCAGACGCTGACGCCGCTGCCCCCAGCCCCTCCACCAACCACGTCCGCCCCTGCTGGCGCTGGCGGGGTGGCCGTCCGCTACGTGGGCCAGTCCTGGGCCCGCGTGACCGACCGGGGAGGCCGCGTGCTGTACGAAGGCGTCCCGGCGAAGGGAAGCGTCCAGAATTACCCGGCGGGCGTGAGCATCCGCGCCGGCAACGCGGGGGCGGTGCGGGTGACTGTGGGAAGCGGCCCCGAGCAGGCCATGGGCGAGGCTGGACAGGTGCTGACCCGGCAGTACTAGGTCAGGCACAGCGCACCCCTCTTGAAGCCGCGCCGCCGTCTGGCAGCGCCGCCCCGCGAGTCTCCATAATTTTCTGCGTGCAGGAGGGCCTTTTCTCCCACTAGCAGAGAAGTGTCTTTGCGGCGTACACTACGAGATCATGACCGGACGGCGGCCCCCTCTCGGCAGGGTGGAGGCCTCCGCGGCATCCGGGGAGGTGAGGACACATTGGGAACCAAGGAGGACGTTCGTTCGCGGCTGAACATCGCGGAAGTCGTCGGTGAATACGTGCGCCTCACCCCCGCCGGGAAGGGCAGGATGAAGGGGCTGTGTCCGTTCCACAACGAGAAGAGCCCCAGTTTTCAGGTGGACACCGAGCAGGGCTACTTCTACTGCTTTGGCTGCAAGGCAGGCGGCGACGTGTTCAGCTTCGTGCAGCGCAGCGAGAACCTGAGCTTCGGCGACGCCCTGCGTAAACTGGCCGAGCGGGTGGGCATTCAGGTGGAGGCCAAGTACGGGGAGCGCAGCAACCGCGATCTGTACGACGTGAACGCCTTCGCCCTGGCATATTTCCGCGAACACCTGCCAGGGCCGGCACTGGACTATCTCCGGCGCCGCGGGTTGACCGACGAAACCATCGCCGCCTTCGAGCTGGGCTACGCTCCCGACAGCTGGGACGGCCTGCTGAAGCACGCGCGCACCAAGGGCCTGAGCGAGCGGCAGCTGCTGGAGGCGGGCCTGCTGACCGAGAACGCCGAGAATGGACGCGTCTATGACCGCTTCCGGGGCCGCGTCATGTTCCCGATCCGCGATCACCTGGGTCGGCTGGTCGGTTTCGGCGGGCGCGTGCTGGACGACAGCAAGCCCAAGTACCTGAACACCCCCGAGACCGACGCCTTCCACAAGGGCGAGGTGCTGTACGGGCTGGACAAGGCGCGCAGCGGGCTGGGCAAGGCGGAGAATGGGGACGCCGAACTGATCGTGGTGGAAGGGTACATGGACGTGATCACCATGCAGCAGCACGGCTTTACCGGGGCCGTCGCCAGCCTGGGCACCGCCCTGACCGCCGAGCACGCCACGCTGCTGGAGCGGCTGGGCACGCGCAGCATCTCGCTGATGTTCGACCGCGACGAGGCCGGGCTGAAGGCCATGCTCAAGGGGCTCGATCAGGTGCTGGGCGCGAAGTTCCGGGTGCGGGCCACCTCGGTGCCCAGCGGCAAGGACCCGGCCGACGCGCTGCTGGCCGGGGACGAAGCGGGCATTCGCCAGGCCCTGGCCCAGGGCGTGGATGAGGTGCAGTACCGCGTGCAGGCCGCCATCGAGACGCACGGCACCGCCACAGCGGAGGGCAAGAGGCGCATTCTGATGGAACTGCTGCCGCGCATGCAGAACCTTGATCCCCTGGACGAGATCGCCGAGGGCGTGCGCGCAGCGGCCTGCGAGACGCTGGGCATCAAACCCGAGGCGCTGCTGGAGTGGATCGGCTCGAAGGCCAAACGGCGCACCCTGACTGACACCCACCTCGCGGGGATGAGCGCCGGGCGCGGTGAGGAGGAAAACGAGCTGAAGCTGCTGCGGCAACTGCTGATCGATCCCAGCCTGCTGGCCAAGCTGGACGGCAGTACGCCCTGGCGCAACGAATCGGTGCGCAAGGTGATGCTGGCCGTGCAGGGGGCCGTCAGCTCCGAAGCGATTCTGGACGTGTTCCGCGGCCAGCCCGAGGAGCAGCTGCTGATCCGCCTCCTGTTCGAGGGCCGCGATTCCGGCGGCCTGTCGCGCGCCACCAACGAGCAGTACGATCAGAAAGTCAACGCCTACGCCGCCGCCGCCGTGGACGACATTCAGGCCACCCTGAGCATTGACGCCATGCGCGCCGAGATCGGCCTGTTGAAAAAACAGGTGGCTGAGGCTGCCCCCGCGGAGCAACTGGGCCTCCTGAAGCAGATTCAGGAATTGCAGCGCGCCGTGGAAGCCGAGAAGCGGGGACGGCGCGGCATCGCGTAGCACGCCAGCAGCGGGACCTCTGACGACTGAAAAGAGGAGCGGTGCCCTCTCCGTCCATGGGGCGAGAGCCGACTCAATTGACCTTGATCGTCACCAGCTGATCCGCTCCCGCCTCGCATACCACCCCGGTACCTGGCTCCAAAAAAATCCCCTCCCGGGCCTGGGAGGGGAATGACAGCTGGTCTGGGCTTACTTGCGGTCCTGAATCTGCACGTAATGCGCATCCTTCTCGCCGGTGTAGACGCTGCTGGGACGCAGGAGGCTGTTGTCCTGGCTGTACTCGATCACGCTGGCGCACCAACCGCTGATGCGCGCCAGAGCGAAGATCGGGGTGAAGAACTCCTTCTTGATGCCCAGGTCGCTGTACACCGTGCCGCTGTAGAAATCCACGTTGGGATAGATGCCCTTGTCGCCCAGGCGGTCCACCACCGTCTTCTCGATGGTTTCGAGGATCTGGTAGTAGTTGCTCTTGCCTTCCTTGTTCGCCACATGCTCGGCGTAGTCGCGCAGCACGCGGCTGCGGGGATCGAAGTTCTTGTAGACGCGGTGGCCCACGCCCATGATCTTTTCCTTGCTGTCCAGCTTCTTGCTGATGTAATCCGCGGCCCGGTCAGGGGTCCCCACTTCATCCAGCATGTCCATGACGGCCTCGTTCGCGCCGCCGTGCAGCGGCCCCTTGAGCGCGCCGATAGCGGAAGTGATGCACGAGTACATGTCGCTGAGGGTGCTGGAGGTGGCAATTGCCGTGAAGGTGCTGGCGTTCATGGCATGATCGACGTGCAGCACGAGGGCAATGTCAAACAGGCGTGACTGCTCGGCGGTGGGCTCCTGGCCGGTCAGCATGTAGAGGAAGTTGCCCGCGTGGGTCAGGTCCATGCGCGGCGCGACCATGTCGTGCCCTTCCTGCGTGCGGCTGATGGCGGCGATGATCGTGCTGAACTGCGCGATCATGCGGACCGTGATGGCGCGGCGGGCCTCCGGGGTGATGTCCTCGGACTGCGGATCAAGCAGTCCCAGGTAGGACACGGCGGTGCGCAGCGCCTGCATGGGGTTGATCCCGCGCGGCATGTCGTGGATGACCTGCTGCAGTTGCTGCGGAATGGCGCGGTTTTCCTTGAGGTGCGCGTCGAATGCGGCCAGCTCGCTCGCCGTGGGGAGCTTGCCTTCAAGCAGGGCGAGCGACAGTTCCTCGAAGGTGCTGTTCTCGGCCCACTCCTGAATCGGAATGCCCAGGTGAAGCAGGATGCCCTCTTCGCCGTTGATGAAGGTCAGCTTGCTCTCGGTGAATTTAACGCCTGCCAGGCCCTTGGCGATTTCAGTCATGATGCCCGAGGATAGCACCGCCGCCTGATACGGTCAGAGTCGCGTCAGTTCCCGAATGGGTGACAACCTTCATGTCAGCCCTACAATGTCCGGCGATGACCGCTTCTCCCCAAGTTGTTCTGGCCCTGGATACGGCCACCCCCTGGCTGACCCTGGGCCTGCGCTGGGGAGGGGGTGAGGTGACCTTTTCCAGAGAGGTCGGGCGGGCGCACGCCGAGGAATTGCCCGCCGCCACACGTCAGCTGTTCGGGGAGGCGGACCTTCCGTTTCGTGCTGACCTGATCATCGTCGGCACCGGCCCCGGTTCATATACCGGCGTGCGCGTGGGCGCGAGCTATGCGCTGGGACTGGGACGCGTGTGGAGCGCTCCGGTGCGCGGTGTCGTCACGCTGGAAGGATTGGTTCGCGGCGACGGCCCGCAGGCCGTATCGCTGGACGCCCGCAAGGGCAACGTCTACGGCGCGGTCTATGAGGTCAGGCGCGGCGCAGTGGAGGGGGTGCGCCACGCTGCTCAGAAATTCAGCGCGGAAGAGTTCGGGGCGCTGATTGACCCACTACCCTGGCATCAGGACGATGCGCCGGACGGTCTGGCATTGCTCGAAGCGGGGCTGAGGCACGGGACAGAGGACTGGGCGCTGGCCTATCTGTAACCACTGACCAGGGACTCACTCAGGGTCCACAGCCGCGCGGCACTCCCGGAATCGCGGGTATAGGGTTTGTGACCGAACATAGGGTCCGGGTTCTGGGGGTCCAGCGGCGTACTCTCCTGAAGGTCCTCAAGGAACAGCCCGCCCACCCCTTGCAGTTGCGGCGAGGTGGCAGCCCAGACCGTGGTAGACGCCCCCTCCTCCGTGGTCTTGAACACCGGGTTCAACTCGCCCGCCTCGTTCTGCCAGCCCATCGCGCGTTGTTCTTCTAGCGGTACAAACTTCTGCAATCCGGTCATGATGCCGCCGGGATGAACGGCGTTGGCCGTGACGCCCCGTGCCCCGTACTGCTGCGTCAGGCCTACGGCGAACAGGGCATTGGCGGTCTTGCTCTGACCGTAGGCCTCCCAGCGGTCATAGGGCCGGCTTTCAAATTGAATGTCGTCCCAGACGATGTCGCTGCGGCGGTGGCCGCTGCTGGTCAGGGCCACCACGCGGGCCGGCGCGGCGGCCAGCAGCGCGGGCATCAGCAGGTCGGTCAGCAGAAAATGGCCCAGGTGATTGGTGCCGAATTGCAACTCGAAGCCCTCGGGCGTCCGGCCCTTTGGGGTGGCCATGATGCCCGCGTTGTTGATCAGGATGTGGATCGCGGGCGCTGCCGCCAGAATCCGCCCTGCGCCCTCACGCACCTGGGCCAGTGAGCCAAGGTCCAGCTCGATCACCTGAACCTTATGGTTGCCAGTGGAGCTGCTCAGTTCAGCGGCTACTTTCTCCCCCTTGGCGGGATCACGCACGGCCAGGATCATAGACGCCCCTGCCCATAGCAGGGCACGGGCCGTCTCGACGCCAATGCCCGAAGAAGCCCCGGTGATAACAGCGGTCTTACCCCCCAGGTCAATCCCTTGAATGACTTCGAGGGCGGTGGCGCGCGGCGCAAGCGGACTGGCGATCGTGGTCATGCGGCTGAGCTTACGCCTTGAAGTGCGCGCAAAAGCAAGCGGTCAGCCCCCGCGCTGGAGGGTGACCGCTTGCCTTGACGCATCGAGCTCAGCTCGTCGGCTGGCTGATGCCTTGTAGGGCCGTCTCGTCTGCACCAGTCCGCGCCCGCACGGCCAGATCGCCCAGGCTGACGATGCCCACCACCTGGCTGCCCTGGGTAACGGGCAGGCGGCGCAACTGACGGTGGGACATCTCGCGCGCCGCTTCCTCCACCTGCGTGTCGGCGGTCATGGTGAACACGTCGCCGGTGGCATAGTCGCTGGCAGGGGTGCCGAAATCGTGCCCGTAGGCTACGGCGCGCACCACGATGTCGCGGTCCGTGAGGATCCCGGTCAAGGTGTCACCGTCCATGACCAGCACATTGCCGATGCCCTGTTCCTTCATGAGCGTGGCGACTTCCTTGAGGGTGGCGCGAGGGTCCACCACGGTCAGGTCCGGAGTCATGATGTCTTTCAAGGTGGCCATGCGATCACCTTAACCCGCAAGCGTAGGGGGGCAGTGGGGAGGCGCTAAAGAAACGAGAAAGGGAGAGGCGCAGTTGTCCTCTCCCCCACCTTTACGGCAGTTCCGTTTAGCGCATCAGCCAGTCAAAGGCCGTCTTGACCAGCGTGTTGCGGCTGCTGGCGGTCAGCCCTTCCAGACCGAAACCTATGTTGACGGTGCGGTAGCGGCCCGCGTCATTGGCGACGATGGCCCCGGCATTCTCACCGGCGCTCTGGGCGCTGACCCGTCCGCCGCGCGTGGGCTGGCTGGCCTGCTGGCCGCTGTTGCCGAAGATCTGGCCCAGCGCGGTGCCAATGATCTTGCCGGCAAGTTCCTCAACCAGCCCGCGCGGATCCTGCTGCTTCTGGGATGCGCGGCCCCGGTTGGGATCAGCCTTGATGCTCTGGGCATTGATGGTTCCGGCGTTGGCGTTGGCAGTGCCCCACGAGGCGACGGTGGCACTGCCACCCAGGTCGGCGATCACGTCGGGGTAAACCTGATTCTGGGCGCTGCCGGCCGCGTTCAGGGTATAGGCGGTATTGCCGAATGCTCCACTGGTCACGAGCTTGGGGGTGCCGCTACTGTCGGCCACCAGACGGGATTTGAGGATGGTGCGGTAGAAGTCGCCCTCGCCAATGTCGTAACCGATGTCCTGACCGGTCACCAGGAGCCGACCACCCCCGGCCAGGTACTGGCGCAGGGTGTTCTGGTCAGCGGGGGTAATGGTGTTCTGGTACTGCTCACCGCTGGCCCAGACCACAATATCTGCCTTCTGCATCTCGCTCAGGGGCACCGCACCCTGTGACTGCACGTTCCAGACAAAGGCTCCGCCGCTGAGGGCATTGGACTTGAGAGCGTCACGCAGCGCGTTCGTCACGTCCGCCCCCTGGCCCATGTCGTCATCGACCAGCAGCACGCGGGGCTTGTCTGCGCTGGGGGCTGGCGTGGGCTTGGGTGCCGGAGTGGGTGCGGGCGCCGGGTTCGAGGCGCCGGGGACCGGCTTGATAAAGCAGCCCTTGAACTTGCCGGGAGCGGGATCACGGCCCCACTCGGCCACCGTGCAGTTGAAGCCGTCGGTGCCGGTGCCGGTCAGGTACTGGCCCTCGGTCCCGAATGCAGCCAGGCGCTGTCCGCTGAAGTTGCACTTCTGGCCTTCCAGTGCGCACAGCTCATAGCCCGCCGGGCCGGTAGGCGTCTTGTTGGTGGGAGGAGGGGTTGGAGTGGGAGCAGGCGTCGGTTTGGGCGTGGAGACTGGGGGAGGAGTGGGCGTCGGCGTAGGAGCAGGAGTCGGCTTGGGTGCGGGCGTCGGGGTAGGGGTGGGCGCAGGAGTTGGAGTAGGGGTGGGTGTTGGTGTCGGAGTTGGGGTGGGCGCTGGCGCGGGAGCGGGCGTCGGCTTGGGGGCCGGGGCAGGAGCGCTCACATTGACACCCAGCTTGCCCAACGCTCCAGGCAGGCTGATCAGGCCGAAGCCGACGTTGTTGTTCTTGGACCCGGCATTGCTGGCGCTGGTGTACAGCGCGTTCTTGATGGCGTCCACAGTGCTGCCCGGCTTGGCCGAGAGCATCACGGCCACCGCGCCCGCCGTGATGGGGCTGGCCTGCGAGCTGCCGCTCTTGGCCCCGTACTTGTCCCCAGGAATGGAGCTGGTGATGTCCACCCCCGGCGCGGCGATGTCGGGTTTGACGAAGACCCCGTTGATCCTGCCGGTCCAGGCCACCGGCCCACGGCTGCTGAAGGACGCCACGTTGCCGTTCTGGTCCACCGCGCCCACCCCAATCGCGTCGGGCAGGTTGCCGGGGCTGCCGGTGCTGCTGGAGGCTGGACCGAAGTTGCCGATGGCGAACACCGGGACCACGTTCGCCTTGAGCATGTTCTCGAGCGGCACGATGAACTCGTCGTAGGTGCCGGGAATGCCCAGGCTCATGTTCACCACGTCCGCGCCGTCGTCGGTGTCGGCGTTGTTGTCAGGGTCCAGCACGTACTGCATCCCGGCGATCACCTCGGCGAAGGTGCCTTCGTTGTTGGGCAGGACCAGCGCGCTGATGATCCTGGCACTGGGTGCCACCCCCACCGTATCGCCTACCAGAAGACCCGCGGTGTGGGTCCCGTGGTCTGCACTGTCGTGCGGCTGGCTGTTGATGCGGTTGCCCTCAGCATCAAACTCGGCGAAAGCGGCGATCTTCCCTTTCAACTGTGGGTGGTTGGGATCAATGCCGCTGTCGAGGTGACCGATCTTGATGCCCTGGCCCTTGAACCCGGCGGCCCAGGCCTGGGGCGCGCCGATCTTGGCGAGGTGCCACGGCTCTCCGGCGGCGGCGGCCGATGCACTCAGGGCCACCGCCCTCTGCGGCTTGGGAATCTGCACCTTGAAGTTCTCGAACACGTCGGTCACAAAGGGCAACGCGGACAGGGCGCGGGCCTGCACCGGAGTCAGTGGCAGGAAGATGCTCTGATCGAGCCACAGTGAGGTGGCCTGACCGCTTTTGATCGCGCTGGCCAGAAAGCCCGCCGCCGAACCGAGCTGGTTGAGGCGCCCGTTGAGTTGCGAACGCAGGTTCTTGAGCTGGGCACGACCACGCGCGTCATTGCCGAACTGAAAGCGCACGATCACACCCACCTTGGTCTGGTCGCCACGCTTGGCCCGTTCCAGCAGGGTCGGCGACAGGCCTGCCGCGCCCGCCGAGGAGAGGGACGCGCCGCCCAGCAGCAGGGCCGCACCCAGCATCAGGCTCTTTTTCTTCAGAGGCATCTTCATGGGAATCAGCGTATCCGTCCGCCCATGACGGCCCCTGAACAAGGCGTGAGGAATCCTTAAAGTGCCGTCAGGGCCGCGTCAGTCTGGTACAGAGACCCGCGAGGACGTCCGGGAGCGCCCTGTCCCGCCGTCCGGCGTTCCCGCGCTCCCGTTTTTCCGACCTTGGCCCTTTGCTGAGACAGTGGTGGGGCTCTCAGCGGTCGTAACCGATGATGATCTCACCCTCGGTCAAGCGGCGGTTGATCATGCTGGTGCGGCTGTAATTGAGGATAATCAGGCCGCTTTCCAGTTCCAGCAGATTTAGCGTCGCCCGGACTCCGTTCCCAGCAGTGGCGTCGCTGCCCAGCAGCTTCCACTGGAAACCGTTTCTGACGGGCAGCACCCGGTCGGGGGCGGTGCTGGGCACGACCAGGGTCGGCAGGGCGCTGTACCCCTCGGGACCACGCAGTTCACCTGTCCGCAGATTGATGCTCAGTCCATCGAGCACGTTGTTGAGACCAGGAGTGTTGCCGAACTGCACCCGGCTGGAATCCCGGGTCAGCGCCAGCCTCACGTTCTTGCTGGTGGACACCAGCACCTCCTGAAAGACCAGATAGCGCCGGTAATCCTCCTCGGAGATGCCCAACCGGGGATCGTACGGCGCGCGCACGCCCTTGCTGGCGCTGACGATCACCTGGTATAGCGCCTCGGGGCTGCCGCCCACCCGCTCCACGCGCATGCGCAGGTCCACCGTGGACAGGCTGGGGCGCTTTTCCATGACCGTTACAGTCTGGCCCTGAAGCGGTAACAGCGCCGAAAGCCGCGAAAGCCCCACCCCGGTGAGCGGCGGCGCGGCGTCAGTTTTAACCGCCGTCCCCAGGGACGCCAGCAGCAGGACAGATGGGAGTAAACGCGCCGCTTTCATGCCAGGCTTGAGCATAGGGTGGGCGGGTGAGAACTCCTGTGTGGAACGCTCACCCGGGCATCAGCCAGGGCCGTCCCGGAACGACGCCAGCGCCCCGGCGTCCCCACCAAAAAAGGGTGAGGCGAGACCGCGGCCTCGCCTCACCCTTCAGCGCTCTGGCTTACGCCTTGCCGACGCTGCCCAGCACGCCCATCTTGTGCTCGATCACCTGTGACATCACGTCTCTGGCACGGCCAAAAATCTTGCGCGGATCGAATTCTTTCGGTGTGGCTTGCAAGACCTCGCGGATCCCCACGGTGCTCGCCAGACGCAGATCGGTGTCCACATTGACCTTGGCGATGCCGAACTGCGTAGCGCGCTGCAGGTCCTCGTCGGCGATCCCTGCCGCGTCGCCGATCTCGCCGCCCGCCGCGCGGAAACGCTCGATGATGTCTTGGGGAACGCCACTGGAGCCGTGCGCCACTAGGGGAATTCCGGTCATGCCGGCGATCTTCTCGATGCGTGCGTGATCAATATACGGGCGGCCCTTGCCCTTGAACGCGCCGTGGCTGGTGCCGATGGCAATCGCCAGAAAGTCGGTGCCGGTCTGCTCGATGAACTGCACCGCTTCCTCGGGATCGGTCAGGAAAGCGTCCTTCTCGTCTACGACGATGTGTTCCTCAATGCCCCCCAGGCGGCCCAGCTCGGACTCCACGCTGATCCCCATGGCGTGGGCGGCCTCCACCACCCGGCGGGTTTCCTTGACGTTGCCTGCAAAGTCGTGGTGCGAGGCGTCGATCATCACGCTGGTAAAGCCCATGCGAATGGCATTCAGGGCAGATTCATAACTGCTGCCGTGATCGAGGTGCAGGGCCACCGGAACTGTTGCGCGGTGGGCCAGATCCTTGACGATGTTCGCCAGATCCTGTCCGCCGTACTTGATGGCTCCCTCGCTCATCTGCACCATCACCGGACTGCGCAGTCGCTCGGCGGTGTGGATGATCGCCTGCGTGATCTCCATATTGTTGGTGTTGAACGAGCCGACGCCGTACTTACCAGCGCGGGCGGGAATCAGAATGTCGTTACCGGTGACGAGCATGGTTGCCTCCTTATAAGCCCCTCTACTGTACCTGGCCTGCTGGAAAAGAGGCCAGGTACGTTTGGACACGCTCAGGGAATAGGGACACGCAGGCGCGGCCCGCCCGGCCCCGGCGTAGCATGAACTCCATGACCCCAGCCCGCCCCGCACCCGATTTCACGGCCCTGCTGTCTGACCGTGCCCGGCGCATGACGGCAAGCGCTATCCGCGAGATCCTCAAGATCACACAGCAGCCAGACGTGATCTCTTTTGCCGGAGGGCTGCCCGCCCCCGAACTGTTCCCGGTAGAGGCCGTCAAGCTGGCCACCGACGCCGTCCTGACGCGATACGGTCCCGCCGCCCTGCAATACAGCACCACCGAGGGCCACCCGCCGCTCAGAGAATGGATCGGGGCGAAGGCCAGAATTCCCGCCGCCAACGTGCAGATCATGACCGGCAGCCAGCAGGCGCTGGATCTGCTGGGGAAAGTCCTGATTTCGGAGGGGGACACGGTGCTGGTGGAGGCTCCCACGTATCTGGGCGCGTTGCAGTCCTTCCAGCCGTATGGCCCACGCTACGTCGAGTTGCCCACCGACGACGGTGGCATCGATGTGGACGCGCTGGAGGAGTTGCTGAAAACCACTTCGGCCAAGCTGCTCTACGCCGTGCCCAACTTTCAGAACCCCACCG
Encoded proteins:
- a CDS encoding S8 family peptidase, with the protein product MPLKKKSLMLGAALLLGGASLSSAGAAGLSPTLLERAKRGDQTKVGVIVRFQFGNDARGRAQLKNLRSQLNGRLNQLGSAAGFLASAIKSGQATSLWLDQSIFLPLTPVQARALSALPFVTDVFENFKVQIPKPQRAVALSASAAAAGEPWHLAKIGAPQAWAAGFKGQGIKIGHLDSGIDPNHPQLKGKIAAFAEFDAEGNRINSQPHDSADHGTHTAGLLVGDTVGVAPSARIISALVLPNNEGTFAEVIAGMQYVLDPDNNADTDDGADVVNMSLGIPGTYDEFIVPLENMLKANVVPVFAIGNFGPASSSTGSPGNLPDAIGVGAVDQNGNVASFSSRGPVAWTGRINGVFVKPDIAAPGVDITSSIPGDKYGAKSGSSQASPITAGAVAVMLSAKPGSTVDAIKNALYTSASNAGSKNNNVGFGLISLPGALGKLGVNVSAPAPAPKPTPAPAPAPTPTPTPTPTPTPTPAPTPTPTPAPKPTPAPTPTPTPPPVSTPKPTPAPTPTPPPTNKTPTGPAGYELCALEGQKCNFSGQRLAAFGTEGQYLTGTGTDGFNCTVAEWGRDPAPGKFKGCFIKPVPGASNPAPAPTPAPKPTPAPSADKPRVLLVDDDMGQGADVTNALRDALKSNALSGGAFVWNVQSQGAVPLSEMQKADIVVWASGEQYQNTITPADQNTLRQYLAGGGRLLVTGQDIGYDIGEGDFYRTILKSRLVADSSGTPKLVTSGAFGNTAYTLNAAGSAQNQVYPDVIADLGGSATVASWGTANANAGTINAQSIKADPNRGRASQKQQDPRGLVEELAGKIIGTALGQIFGNSGQQASQPTRGGRVSAQSAGENAGAIVANDAGRYRTVNIGFGLEGLTASSRNTLVKTAFDWLMR
- the fba gene encoding class II fructose-1,6-bisphosphate aldolase translates to MLVTGNDILIPARAGKYGVGSFNTNNMEITQAIIHTAERLRSPVMVQMSEGAIKYGGQDLANIVKDLAHRATVPVALHLDHGSSYESALNAIRMGFTSVMIDASHHDFAGNVKETRRVVEAAHAMGISVESELGRLGGIEEHIVVDEKDAFLTDPEEAVQFIEQTGTDFLAIAIGTSHGAFKGKGRPYIDHARIEKIAGMTGIPLVAHGSSGVPQDIIERFRAAGGEIGDAAGIADEDLQRATQFGIAKVNVDTDLRLASTVGIREVLQATPKEFDPRKIFGRARDVMSQVIEHKMGVLGSVGKA